A genomic window from Salvia splendens isolate huo1 chromosome 11, SspV2, whole genome shotgun sequence includes:
- the LOC121753686 gene encoding beta-1,3-galactosyltransferase 7-like isoform X2 gives MDSYFLHFFLLHRFWGSLESNNQLITQQRRDQELQIVSEDCNTKKKKEEDKDNDVMKEVYKTHEAIQGLDKSISMLHMELSASRSASRGDGLIPTANQQPVRKKVFMVIGINTAFSSRKRRDSVRETWMPRGDKLRRLEEEKGIVVRFMIGHSATSNSILDRALDSEEAQHKDFLRLEHVEGYHELSAKTKFFFVTAVAKWDADFYVKVDDDVHLNLGTFAATLARHRSKPRVYIGCMKSGPVLAQKSVKYHEPEYWKFGEEGNKYFRHATGQIYAISKDLATYISINQHILHKYANEDVSLGSWFIGLEVEHIDERNMCCGTPPDCEWKAQAGNVCIASFDWSCSGICKSVEKIKFVHERCGEGEEALWHALL, from the exons ATGGATTCCTATTTTCtccatttctttcttcttcatcg ATTTTGGGGTTCTTTGGAATCGAATAATCAGCTCATAACTCAGCAAAGAAGGGATCAAGAGCTGCAGATCGTCTCCGAGGATTGCAATACTAAGAAAAAG AAGGAAGAAGATAAGGACAATGATGTGATGAAGGAGGTTTATAAAACACATGAAGCAATCCA GGGATTAGACAAGTCGATTTCAATGCTCCATATGGAGCTATCTGCATCTAGAAGTGCGAGTAGAGGTGACGGCCTGATCCCAACTGCAAATCAACAGCCTGTCAGGAAGAAGGTCTTCATGGTCATTGGTATAAACACGGCCTTCAGTAGTCGAAAAAGGCGTGATTCTGTCCGTGAGACTTGGATGCCTCGAG GTGATAAACTTCGCAGGTTAGAAGAAGAGAAGGGGATTGTTGTGAGGTTTATGATTGGGCATAG TGCAACTTCTAATAGTATACTAGATAGAGCTCTCGACTCTGAAGAAGCTCAACATAAGGACTTCCTGAGGCTG GAGCATGTTGAAGGATATCATGAGTTGTCggcaaaaacaaaatttttctTTGTCACTGCGGTTGCAAAGTGGGATGCTGATTTTTATGTCAAGGTGGACGATGATGTTCATCTTAATTTGG GTACATTTGCTGCAACTCTTGCTCGTCATCGGTCCAAACCCAGAGTCTACATCGGTTGTATGAAATCCGGACCTGTTCTAGCTCAGAA GTCGGTTAAGTACCATGAGCCTGAGTACTGGAAATTTGGAGAAGAGGGAAATAAATACTTCCGGCATGCAACAGGGCAGATTTATGCCATTTCAAAGGATTTGGCAACATACATCTCGATTAACCA GCACATACTGCACAAGTATGCCAATGAAGATGTGTCACTTGGTTCTTGGTTTATCGGCCTTGAAGTCGAGCACATTGACGAGCGTAACATGTGTTGTGGTACTCCGCCAG ATTGTGAATGGAAAGCACAAGCAGGAAATGTGTGCATTGCCTCGTTTGACTGGAGCTGCAGTGGAATCTGCAAATCAGTAGAAAAGATCAAATTTGTCCACGAACGATGTGGTGAAGGAGAAGAGGCCCTTTGGCATGCTTTACTGTAG
- the LOC121753686 gene encoding beta-1,3-galactosyltransferase 7-like isoform X1, which yields MKSKTAKVSVKWIPIFSISFFFIGMLFTNKFWGSLESNNQLITQQRRDQELQIVSEDCNTKKKKEEDKDNDVMKEVYKTHEAIQGLDKSISMLHMELSASRSASRGDGLIPTANQQPVRKKVFMVIGINTAFSSRKRRDSVRETWMPRGDKLRRLEEEKGIVVRFMIGHSATSNSILDRALDSEEAQHKDFLRLEHVEGYHELSAKTKFFFVTAVAKWDADFYVKVDDDVHLNLGTFAATLARHRSKPRVYIGCMKSGPVLAQKSVKYHEPEYWKFGEEGNKYFRHATGQIYAISKDLATYISINQHILHKYANEDVSLGSWFIGLEVEHIDERNMCCGTPPDCEWKAQAGNVCIASFDWSCSGICKSVEKIKFVHERCGEGEEALWHALL from the exons ATGAAGAGTAAAACTGCCAAGGTTTCAGTGAAATGGATTCCTATTTTCtccatttctttcttcttcatcggTATGCTCTTCACCAACAA ATTTTGGGGTTCTTTGGAATCGAATAATCAGCTCATAACTCAGCAAAGAAGGGATCAAGAGCTGCAGATCGTCTCCGAGGATTGCAATACTAAGAAAAAG AAGGAAGAAGATAAGGACAATGATGTGATGAAGGAGGTTTATAAAACACATGAAGCAATCCA GGGATTAGACAAGTCGATTTCAATGCTCCATATGGAGCTATCTGCATCTAGAAGTGCGAGTAGAGGTGACGGCCTGATCCCAACTGCAAATCAACAGCCTGTCAGGAAGAAGGTCTTCATGGTCATTGGTATAAACACGGCCTTCAGTAGTCGAAAAAGGCGTGATTCTGTCCGTGAGACTTGGATGCCTCGAG GTGATAAACTTCGCAGGTTAGAAGAAGAGAAGGGGATTGTTGTGAGGTTTATGATTGGGCATAG TGCAACTTCTAATAGTATACTAGATAGAGCTCTCGACTCTGAAGAAGCTCAACATAAGGACTTCCTGAGGCTG GAGCATGTTGAAGGATATCATGAGTTGTCggcaaaaacaaaatttttctTTGTCACTGCGGTTGCAAAGTGGGATGCTGATTTTTATGTCAAGGTGGACGATGATGTTCATCTTAATTTGG GTACATTTGCTGCAACTCTTGCTCGTCATCGGTCCAAACCCAGAGTCTACATCGGTTGTATGAAATCCGGACCTGTTCTAGCTCAGAA GTCGGTTAAGTACCATGAGCCTGAGTACTGGAAATTTGGAGAAGAGGGAAATAAATACTTCCGGCATGCAACAGGGCAGATTTATGCCATTTCAAAGGATTTGGCAACATACATCTCGATTAACCA GCACATACTGCACAAGTATGCCAATGAAGATGTGTCACTTGGTTCTTGGTTTATCGGCCTTGAAGTCGAGCACATTGACGAGCGTAACATGTGTTGTGGTACTCCGCCAG ATTGTGAATGGAAAGCACAAGCAGGAAATGTGTGCATTGCCTCGTTTGACTGGAGCTGCAGTGGAATCTGCAAATCAGTAGAAAAGATCAAATTTGTCCACGAACGATGTGGTGAAGGAGAAGAGGCCCTTTGGCATGCTTTACTGTAG